In Parasegetibacter sp. NRK P23, the genomic stretch ATTACTCTCATAAAGATGTGGCCAAACTGGAGCACCTCATGCGCGACAAGCCTTTGAGCGAACGCGAGGTGGGTGCCCAACTCATCAATGAAACCGTGGCCTACGCTGAAAGTGGCGTGTGCCGGAGGAAAATCCTGTTGAGTTATTTCGGGGAAGAATACAACGACGAAAAGAGCTGCGGCAATTGCGATAACTGTCTGCACCCCAAAGAACGCATCGAAGCCAAAGAAGGCGCCGTGAAAGTGCTGAAAGCCATACAGGCATTGGAAGAACGCTTTGTAACGGACTATATGGTGAACGTACTGATCGGCAGACTTACGCCCCAGATCATGATGTACCGCCACGAACAGATTCCCGTTTTCGGCTCCGGTAAGGAAGAACCAGATCATTTCTGGAACTCCCTGATCCGCCAGTTGCTACTGGAAGGCTTGCTGCAAAAGGATATTGAGGATTATGGCGTGTTGAAAATCACCGCGAAAGGAGAGAAATTCCTGAAAAAACCCACCTCGTTCAAAATAGTCCTGAACAACCTTTTCGAAGAAGCGAACGCCGACGATGATGAGGCGGGTGAAGCCGCTGCCGCCACCACGGCCACGGATGAGAAGTTATTTGAAATGTTGAAAGAACTCCGCCAGAAAGAGGCCAAAAAGAAAGCGCTGCCTCCATTCGTGATTTTCCTGGAAACCTCGCTGCACGATATGGCCACCATGTTCCCCACCACCATGGAAGAACTGGAAAAATGCCAGGGTGTAAGCAAGGGTAAGGCGTTGCGTTACGGAAAGCCCTTCCTGGAAATGATCAACCGGTACGTGGAGGAGAACGATATAGTGCGTCCCGATGATTTTGTCATGAAGAGTGTGGTCAACAAAAGCGGGCTGAAAGTATACATCATCCAGCAAACGGATAAAAAGATACCACTGGAAACCATCGCCAAAAACAAGGAACTCCGCCTGGATGCCCTGTTGGAGGAAATGGAGACCATCGCCGCGAGCGGAACCCGTCTCAACCTCGATTATGCCATAGATGAAATGCTGGACGAATACGAGCAGGAAGAAATCCTGGAATACTTTAAAGGTTGTGAAACCAGCAGCTTGCAACTCGCACTCGAAGAGTTGAGCGATGGCAACTATACCTGGGAGCAGCTCAAAATCATGAGAATCAAGTTTTTGGCGCAATATGGCATGTAAGTTGCGGAAGGCAATCCGCATCAGTTTTTAATTCGTATATCTGCCAAAACCTTGAACCAATGAACCAGTACATCAACCGGCTCCGGGAAAATATTGAGCCGGTACGCAACGCTATCACGGCACATCCGTTGTATTCGGCTATCCGAACACCGCGCGATCTCCAGCTTTTTACCGAGTACCATGTCTTTCCTGTATGGGATTTCATGAGCCTGCTCAAAGCGCTCCAGCGCAGTCTGACCTGTGTGGAACTGCCCTGGGTGCCGGTGGGCAGCGCCAATACCCGTTACCTCATCAACGAAATTGTTACCGGAGAGGAAAGCGATGTGGATGAACATGGGCAGCGGATCAGCCATTTTGAACTGTACCTGAAAGCGATGGCCCAGCTCGGGTCCGACCGGAGGCCCATGCTCCAGCTGCTGGAAGAACTCCATGTTTCCACCATAGAGGAAATATTGGAAAAGAGCGCATTGCCGGCAGCGGTGAAAAGCTTCCTTTCGTTTACGTTTGAAGTGATCCGCAGGGGCAAACCCCATGAAATGGCCGCGGTATTTACTTTTGGCCGGGAAGACCTTATCCCGGATATGTTCATGGAAATGGTACGGGGCCTGGATAAAAGTTTCCCAGGCCAGCTAACCACGTTCCGTTATTACCTGGAGCGTCATATCGAAGTGGATGGCGATCATCATAGCATCCTGGCCATGGAGATGGTTTCTGAATTGTGTGGAGATGACCTGGTGAAATGGGATGAAGCTACGGCTGTTGCCCTGAAAGGATTGGAGCAGCGCCTCCGGTTGTGGGACGCGGTATCGGAAAGATTAAGCATGTTTTCCCCGAAAAATCCACAAAATAATTTTGCCGTGTCGGTTTAATTCCTATTTTTGCCACCCGTTCCAAAAGAACCAAGGATGGTGCGGTAGCTCAGTTGGTAGAGCAAAGGACTGAAAATCCTTGTGTCGCCGGTTCGATTCCGGCCCACACCACGAAGAAAAGATCACAGAAATGTGGTCTTTTTTTGTGCGCGGGAGCGGCGGGAGCGAGTTTTAGGGATTTGGTAATACAGCAGTAATGTTTACGCATAACGATCATACTTATCGTTAATCATGATAGGAGTAGGGCGGCAATGGCTGCCCTATTTTTTATACATTCGGGTCACAAATAATTCTATGAAAGCGTTAACTGCGATATTTCTGTTTTTCTTCACAACCCATATAACTTTTGGACAACAAAAGAAAGGAAGGGTATCCATATCTGCTAATTATGGATTGACAGGGAATTTTTTTGTTCGTTCTTATGATGAACAAAATGGCCCAACAGACAAACAGTACTTCTACAAAAAGAATTTTATAGGATCCGCGGCGGGGCTTGCTGTCACATTTCAGGTGTCCGAAAATTCAGGACTATTTCTTGAGTATTCACGCACAATCAACACTGGGAAAAAATCATATGAAGGTTCACTAAATAGCACGAGTGTAATGATCGAAGACTTCAGGCTCAGGCATGTCAATAATTTTTTTCAACTAGGTTATGTAAGAAACTTTAAAATGGCAAACGCTTTTATACAAGCGCAAGCGGGCGTTTTTATGCTCACCGACCAAAAGCAGCTCATTTCAATAGAAAGATGGGATAACCTTATAAGCATAAGCGAAACCAATGCGGAAAATTCCGGCTCAAAAGAGGCTGGCGTTTTTTTAGGTGGTGAATATTCTTTTAAGTTGGATACAAAAGTGGACTTTGGCATTCGTACACGGGGATATTTTTTGGTGTCAACCGGGACCTTTGAAGCGTTAACACTTACTCCGGTGCTACGATACAATTTCTAGCCATAATACTCCCCAACTGGCGCCACTTGCTTACATAGTAATTTTATCGATTACCGTTACCTTGAAGGCCATTGATCGTTGCGTCACGAAATCATTTAAGCCGCGCCCCTTTAAACCTATCTGCCACAATACGAGACCAGTCATTGGTACCGACGTTTGGATCTTTAATTACACCGTAATTAAATTGAATATGAAGAGAATCATTTACTCGATTATAGAAGCCAAACGAATACAGGGAATTTACCCACTCACCTTTGTATTGAAAATAAGCCGCTGTAACAGTTGGACCGGTTATGCCAAACCCTTTGGAAGAAGGGTCGATTTCGGAGTAAATCGGAAACCCGGCAGGAAGGTCTTTGATAGCATAATAACTTCGCTCAACGCTGTAACGGCTTTCATACATCCAACCAATCTCAATATTAAATGTGTCGTTTTGGTTGCTTGCGAGAACGCCTCTATAGATGCCAACAAGTGGGGTACCCTCCAGGATTTTAATTGATTTTTTTATTGTATCAATCCCGCTGTATTCAGCTTTGTGTCGGTTTGTGTAGGTTACGATCGCCTCAACAAGAACTTGCGATTGAGGCATTCCAAAGCCCAGATACAGGCTTTTGCCTTGTCTGATAAGCGGATCACTTCCAAATTTCCATTTCACTGAATAATCGAATGATGTATCAATTTTTAATGAAAAATTGAGTCGGACACCATCATCGTAATAGGTGCCGTTTGGTGTTTTATAAATATAGAATAGTGAGTCTGCAAGAAGCGTATCGATACTTGCATATTTCCGGCTGGGATCGAGGTAGATATTTGTTGCGGAAACGTTTTGTGCAACAACAATTTCAGCTTTAGGGTTGGCCGCAAGATGTGGGCTTTTCTCTTTCCGGCACGATAGTAAACCAATTCCAATGAGTGCATGAACACACATTAAATAAAACTTCATAAAATAAGATTGAAACAAATCTATTTCAAAATTTTGGATTCAATCTTGTTTTCCTGAGCGTTCTGATAAATAAAGTTCTGGTAAAAAGCCTTACTCAATGGCTATCTTTCAATGTGCCCAAAAAGGCCACAATCGCTTTCTTTTCACCCACCGTCAACGACAATGAATCGAAAGGAAGTGTTTGAGAAGGAAGATCTATCCCTATACCGACGCCACCTCCTTTGTTGTAAAACTCAACCACCTCTTCCAGGTTAGTATAAACGCCATTGTGCATGTAGGGAGCCGTAGTGGAAATATTTCTTAATCCCGGTGTCTTGAAGGCAAAAAGGAGTTCCCGGATTGCATTTATCTTATAGCGACCTGAGTCTTTGTCGATGCGTGCATTGTTCCAAACGGCCCGTTCAGGAACCCCGATAATCTCAGATTCGGATTTGGTAAACCAGGGCGGTGTGGTGCCGTTGAAGAGGGGCATGAAATGACAAGTGCCGCATTTGGCTTTGCCCATAAACAGGTTGAATCCGTTAACCTCTTGTTGCGACATACTTTTTCTGTCTCCGCGAATATATTTATCGAACCGCGAGGCGAAGGGGTTCAACGAACGAACATACGCTGCGATCGCGTTCCTGATCTCGTAACCACCCGGCTGATTTTTTTCACCATACACTTTTTGAAGCGCTTTCCGGTAGAAAGAATCTGCAAGCAGCCGTTCGGCGGTTGACCGGGCTTCCAACGCAAACTCATTGCTGTTCTGCATTACATCGTTGATCTGGTCCTCCAGCGAAGTGGAGCGCATATCATAGAACTGCGCGGACTGCAATGCGGCGTAATAAAGTGTCGGACTGTTCCTGGGCAAGGAGCCGCCATGCACAAGATTACTTGCCTTAGGCAATCCATCGGTAAAAGAGAGTCCTGCCTTGTGGCAACTGGCGCAACTGATTTTTCCTGAAGCTGACAGTCGCCGATCGTTAAACAATAATTTCCCTAGGGCAACTTTTTCCTTACTGGTGGCGGCTTTTGCATACGGCGCATAAAAGTCGGGATTCCAGGCGCTTCCTTCCATCAAATCCGCGAAGCTACCGGAGAAAGGAGCGCTGAAGTTAAGTGTGTCGGCTTGTTGCGGACGGTACACATCCAACAGGCGGCTCAGCGGCATCAGGTGAGTAGTGATGAACCCAAGGCGGTTGAAGGTATTAAAATCGTTGTGCGCTCCCAGGTAACCAATACCAGCATCGATAGCGATATTCAGTTCTGCTGAAACAGAATCTCCAAAATAAGCCTGGCAGAAAAGCCTGATGCCTTCTAGCGCTGCTGCGGTTTCAGGGATGGCAGCAACGCTGACTGGCGCATCAAATCCAGTAATGCCAAGTGTGGCGATTCGTATGATTTCATGTTGAAGGAGTTCATACGCATGGCGCGGCAGAATGGCGTTGTGGGCCATATTGGCTTTTACGAAACGGATATCGGTTAGTAAAAGCTGCGCTTCCTCCGAAACAGTTTTCCGAAGGGAATCATGGTAGTCTGCAAACAGCAATTGCTCAATTACCTGGAAACCATGGGGTGGCCAAACCACACCATCTTCCGTTTTTACATCGGGCAATGCCGGTCCGTTAATGCGGCGAACAAGTC encodes the following:
- a CDS encoding DUF3050 domain-containing protein: MNQYINRLRENIEPVRNAITAHPLYSAIRTPRDLQLFTEYHVFPVWDFMSLLKALQRSLTCVELPWVPVGSANTRYLINEIVTGEESDVDEHGQRISHFELYLKAMAQLGSDRRPMLQLLEELHVSTIEEILEKSALPAAVKSFLSFTFEVIRRGKPHEMAAVFTFGREDLIPDMFMEMVRGLDKSFPGQLTTFRYYLERHIEVDGDHHSILAMEMVSELCGDDLVKWDEATAVALKGLEQRLRLWDAVSERLSMFSPKNPQNNFAVSV
- a CDS encoding cytochrome c peroxidase, which codes for MRVVVLSIAAFFAFVLFAGSCSEHKTETLEGARNSIVQFERQMDTLITEITVLDSMLAQKAGANSLQQQFHRSRAVYKRAEAITEYYFQGLVRRINGPALPDVKTEDGVVWPPHGFQVIEQLLFADYHDSLRKTVSEEAQLLLTDIRFVKANMAHNAILPRHAYELLQHEIIRIATLGITGFDAPVSVAAIPETAAALEGIRLFCQAYFGDSVSAELNIAIDAGIGYLGAHNDFNTFNRLGFITTHLMPLSRLLDVYRPQQADTLNFSAPFSGSFADLMEGSAWNPDFYAPYAKAATSKEKVALGKLLFNDRRLSASGKISCASCHKAGLSFTDGLPKASNLVHGGSLPRNSPTLYYAALQSAQFYDMRSTSLEDQINDVMQNSNEFALEARSTAERLLADSFYRKALQKVYGEKNQPGGYEIRNAIAAYVRSLNPFASRFDKYIRGDRKSMSQQEVNGFNLFMGKAKCGTCHFMPLFNGTTPPWFTKSESEIIGVPERAVWNNARIDKDSGRYKINAIRELLFAFKTPGLRNISTTAPYMHNGVYTNLEEVVEFYNKGGGVGIGIDLPSQTLPFDSLSLTVGEKKAIVAFLGTLKDSH
- the recQ gene encoding DNA helicase RecQ, which gives rise to MATATKKSAAPRKKATSVKSADLQNGPTTLAAKLQEYFGFDGFKGEQEAIIESLLSGRDTFVIMPTGGGKSLCYQLPAISSAGVAIIVSPLIALMKNQVDLVRSYSSNDDIAHFLNSTLSKKEIREVKEDLTSGRTKMLYVAPETLTKAENLEFFKELPISFFAVDEAHCISEWGHDFRPEYRRLREMMDMINETIPVIALTATATPKVQSDIVKNLGLREPRIFISSFNRGNLYYEIQPKVKKDQTIKNMVRFIVQNKGKSGIIYTLNRKTTEELADVLVANGIKAVAYHAGLDSKLRAERQDMFLNEDVQVIVATIAFGMGIDKPDVRFVIHFNIPKSIENYYQETGRAGRDGLEGKCILYYSHKDVAKLEHLMRDKPLSEREVGAQLINETVAYAESGVCRRKILLSYFGEEYNDEKSCGNCDNCLHPKERIEAKEGAVKVLKAIQALEERFVTDYMVNVLIGRLTPQIMMYRHEQIPVFGSGKEEPDHFWNSLIRQLLLEGLLQKDIEDYGVLKITAKGEKFLKKPTSFKIVLNNLFEEANADDDEAGEAAAATTATDEKLFEMLKELRQKEAKKKALPPFVIFLETSLHDMATMFPTTMEELEKCQGVSKGKALRYGKPFLEMINRYVEENDIVRPDDFVMKSVVNKSGLKVYIIQQTDKKIPLETIAKNKELRLDALLEEMETIAASGTRLNLDYAIDEMLDEYEQEEILEYFKGCETSSLQLALEELSDGNYTWEQLKIMRIKFLAQYGM